In the genome of Sphingomonas naphthae, one region contains:
- a CDS encoding zinc-binding metallopeptidase family protein — protein MAPLACPNCARLNHFEVRVCPNCSFTLGYDPASEGFLFLGDNATTWRDAAGRDHDVVVCANNNEFEVCNWLVPTGDDTPFCRACRHNRTIPDLTADPTVPERWGKIEAAKRRLFHELIHMKLPLETIGEAAATGAPQGLAFDFLYDPSIENNGQQQVFTGHESGLVTLNLIEADDVERERIRRSLGEPYRTLLGHMRHEVGHHYWSRLIENTDEVHAFRALFGDETISYEDAKSLHYGGDGSGSGWTSDFVSAYATMHPWEDFAETFAHYLHIVDALATLGGFGMRMTNWPGEEEQPDASFDPYNAPTSQLVAEWRPFSFAQNAINRSMGQADLYPFHLSQKIIAKLDYVNQLVRRARNGEIRGAFTQPQMAAA, from the coding sequence GTGGCTCCCCTCGCTTGCCCCAATTGCGCTCGCCTCAACCATTTCGAGGTGCGGGTCTGCCCGAACTGCTCCTTCACACTCGGCTACGATCCGGCCAGCGAGGGCTTCCTGTTCCTGGGCGACAATGCGACGACCTGGCGCGACGCCGCCGGGCGCGACCATGATGTCGTCGTCTGCGCCAACAACAATGAGTTCGAGGTGTGCAACTGGCTGGTGCCGACCGGCGACGACACGCCCTTCTGCCGCGCCTGCCGCCACAACCGCACCATCCCCGACCTGACCGCCGACCCGACCGTTCCCGAGCGCTGGGGCAAGATCGAGGCGGCCAAGCGCCGCTTGTTTCACGAACTGATCCACATGAAGCTGCCGCTGGAAACGATCGGCGAGGCCGCCGCCACCGGCGCGCCGCAGGGGCTGGCGTTCGATTTCCTCTACGATCCCAGCATCGAGAACAACGGCCAGCAGCAGGTGTTCACCGGCCACGAATCCGGCCTCGTCACCCTCAACCTGATCGAGGCCGACGATGTCGAGCGCGAGCGCATCCGCCGCTCGCTGGGCGAACCCTATCGCACCCTGCTCGGCCATATGCGGCACGAGGTGGGCCATCATTACTGGTCGCGCCTGATCGAGAATACCGACGAGGTCCACGCCTTCCGCGCGCTCTTCGGCGATGAGACGATCAGCTATGAGGATGCCAAGAGCCTGCATTATGGCGGCGACGGCAGCGGCAGCGGCTGGACCAGCGATTTCGTCTCGGCCTATGCCACGATGCATCCGTGGGAGGATTTCGCCGAGACCTTCGCCCATTATCTCCACATCGTCGACGCGCTGGCGACGCTGGGCGGCTTCGGGATGCGCATGACCAACTGGCCCGGCGAGGAGGAACAGCCGGACGCCAGCTTCGACCCCTATAACGCGCCGACCAGTCAGCTGGTCGCCGAATGGCGCCCGTTCAGCTTCGCGCAGAACGCCATCAACCGCAGCATGGGCCAGGCGGATCTCTACCCGTTCCATCTCTCGCAGAAGATCATCGCCAAGCTGGATTATGTGAACCAGCTCGTCCGCCGCGCGCGAAACGGCGAGATCCGGGGCGCGTTCACTCAGCCGCAGATGGCGGCGGCCTGA
- a CDS encoding DnaJ C-terminal domain-containing protein translates to MADLYSRLGVARDADEATIKKAYRKLAKELHPDRNKDNPKASERFSEVTQAYDLLSDKDKRAQYDRGELDEQGNPRAPFGYGGGHPGGGFRQRGPAGGADFGGGGGDFSDIFEGLFGGAAGRGGGGNPFGGGSGGFRQRAAPKGADVAYRLSVDFEEAAALKSQRVTLSSGKTIDLKLTADAVGGSPMRLGGQGEAGPGGAGDAIVTVEVKPHRFYKRDGDDVRLDLPIRLDEAVLGATVKVPTVEGAVMLKLPAGSSSGKVMRLKDRGFHRKDGTRGAQYVTLMVDLPADDAALTAFVESWEEEKARNPRAGLGV, encoded by the coding sequence ATGGCGGATCTCTATTCAAGGCTGGGTGTGGCGCGCGACGCGGATGAGGCGACGATCAAGAAAGCCTATCGCAAGCTCGCCAAGGAACTGCACCCCGATCGCAACAAGGACAATCCCAAGGCTTCCGAGCGCTTCTCGGAGGTGACGCAGGCCTATGACCTTCTCTCCGACAAGGACAAACGCGCGCAATATGATCGCGGCGAGCTGGACGAACAGGGCAATCCCAGGGCGCCGTTCGGCTATGGCGGCGGGCATCCCGGCGGCGGTTTCCGCCAGCGCGGGCCGGCGGGTGGCGCGGACTTCGGTGGCGGCGGCGGAGATTTCTCGGATATCTTCGAGGGGCTGTTCGGCGGCGCGGCCGGGCGCGGCGGCGGGGGCAATCCGTTCGGCGGCGGCAGCGGCGGCTTCCGCCAGCGCGCAGCCCCCAAGGGCGCCGACGTCGCCTATCGCCTGTCGGTGGATTTCGAGGAGGCCGCCGCGCTCAAGTCGCAGCGGGTGACGCTGTCCTCGGGCAAGACGATCGACCTGAAACTCACGGCCGACGCGGTCGGCGGATCGCCGATGCGGCTGGGTGGGCAGGGCGAGGCCGGCCCCGGCGGCGCGGGCGACGCGATCGTCACCGTCGAGGTGAAGCCCCACCGCTTCTACAAGCGCGACGGCGACGACGTGCGGCTCGACCTGCCGATCCGGCTCGACGAGGCGGTGCTAGGCGCGACCGTCAAGGTGCCGACCGTCGAGGGCGCGGTGATGCTGAAGCTGCCGGCCGGCTCCTCCTCGGGCAAGGTGATGCGCCTCAAGGATCGCGGCTTCCACAGGAAGGACGGCACGCGCGGCGCGCAATATGTGACCCTGATGGTCGACCTGCCCGCCGACGACGCGGCACTGACCGCCTTCGTCGAAAGCTGGGAAGAGGAAAAGGCACGCAACCCGAGGGCCGGGTTGGGGGTTTGA